From the Clostridium putrefaciens genome, one window contains:
- the rnpA gene encoding ribonuclease P protein component gives MKDEKLRKNIEFRRVYRRGKSFANELLVLYVYKNYHNKDKDNRPINRVGISVSKKVGKSVTRSKVKRLISENYRLNCSDIKKGFDFVFVARVAVKDKDYFQIEDSMKKLFKKAGLTESD, from the coding sequence ATGAAAGACGAAAAGCTTAGAAAAAATATTGAATTTAGAAGAGTTTACAGAAGAGGAAAGTCTTTTGCTAATGAATTATTAGTTTTATATGTATATAAAAATTATCATAATAAAGATAAAGATAATAGACCTATTAATAGAGTAGGTATATCTGTAAGTAAAAAAGTTGGAAAAAGTGTAACTAGAAGCAAAGTAAAAAGATTAATAAGTGAAAATTATAGATTAAACTGTAGCGACATAAAAAAAGGATTTGATTTTGTCTTTGTTGCAAGGGTTGCTGTAAAGGATAAAGATTACTTTCAGATAGAAGACTCCATGAAGAAGCTTTTTAAAAAGGCAGGTTTAACGGAAAGTGAT
- the rpmH gene encoding 50S ribosomal protein L34: MFMTYQPKKRQRKREHGFRKRMRTLSGRKVLQRRRQKGRAKLSA; this comes from the coding sequence ATGTTCATGACATACCAACCTAAGAAAAGACAAAGAAAAAGAGAACATGGTTTCAGAAAAAGAATGAGAACTTTATCTGGAAGAAAAGTTCTTCAAAGAAGAAGACAAAAAGGTAGAGCAAAATTGTCAGCATAA